The Neovison vison isolate M4711 chromosome 13, ASM_NN_V1, whole genome shotgun sequence genome includes a region encoding these proteins:
- the LOC122894668 gene encoding uncharacterized protein LOC122894668 produces MSFLSSDARSLAGSAEDVQSSAGTLRTDRRDGAGPTLGGPPFCPEMMSFLSSDAQSLVGSAEDAQSSAGTLRTDRRDGAGPTLGGPPFCPEMMSFLSSDAQSLVGSAEDAQSSAGTLRTDRRDGAGPTLGGPPFCPEMMSFLSSDAQSLVGSAEDVQSSAGTLRTDRRDGAGPTLGGPPFCPEMMSFLSSDAQSLVGSAEDVQSSAGTLRTDRRDATQPGLFSYQAAPNVLGSMMTPSFCIPWKS; encoded by the exons ATGTCCTTCCTGTCCTCGGATGCGCGGAGCTTGGCCGGGTCCGCGGAAGACGTGCAGTCCAGCGCCGGCACCCTGCGGACAGATCGTCGAGACG GTGCAGGGCCCACGCTAGGAGGGCCTCCGTTCTGCCCAGAGATGATGTCCTTCCTGTCCTCGGATGCGCAGAGCTTGGTCGGGTCCGCGGAAGACGCGCAGTCCAGCGCCGGCACCCTGCGGACAGATCGTCGAGACG GTGCAGGGCCCACGCTAGGAGGGCCTCCGTTCTGCCCAGAGATGATGTCCTTCCTGTCCTCGGATGCGCAGAGCTTGGTCGGGTCCGCGGAAGACGCGCAGTCCAGCGCCGGCACCCTGCGGACAGATCGTCGAGACG GTGCAGGGCCCACGCTAGGAGGGCCTCCGTTCTGCCCAGAGATGATGTCCTTCCTGTCCTCGGATGCGCAGAGCTTGGTCGGGTCCGCGGAAGACGTGCAGTCCAGCGCCGGCACCCTGCGGACAGATCGTCGAGACG GTGCAGGGCCCACGCTAGGAGGGCCTCCGTTCTGCCCAGAGATGATGTCCTTCCTGTCCTCGGATGCGCAGAGCTTGGTCGGGTCCGCGGAAGACGTGCAGTCCAGCGCCGGCACCCTGCGGACAGATCGTCGAGACG CCACCCAGCCTGGCCTGTTCAGTTACCAGGCGGCCCCGAATGTGCTCGGATCGATGATGACTCCCTCATTCTGCATTCCTTGgaaaagctga